In the Candidatus Margulisiibacteriota bacterium genome, GGTCAGGCCGCATAGTTCGCTGGGGAATCTAACACCGGATGAATTTATCCGAAAGGAGGCGGAAACTGGCTCTTGCAGCCAGATTTACTCTAATTCATAATGGTACAGCTAATGGGGTAAGGTCACCCGGACCGCAAAGTTTGCCATAGTAGTAACAAGAACGGCAAGAAAAAACCAGGACCCGATACTCGGACCAAAGGCAGAATAATAAGTAAAGGATAACCGCGATCCGGCCAAAGCTGGACAAAATCGTCGCGCCGAGCGCGTAGATCGTTAAAGATAAAAGGATCGAGAGGGCGGGGATAAAGAGTGGATAGTTCTCAAATGTTTTCATAGTCGTATTTTGCCACTCAAGAAGGGGGGCGTCAATTGGGTAAAATCTAAGGCTTTTTCTTCAGATCCTCTTTGAAAGGCCGATCAGCGCCACTCTCAACGCTATCCGGTTGCGCCGGAGTGGGATATTTTCTTTGATCTTGTTTTATTTCCTCTAAAACGACTTCCATTCTTAATATTTCCGGTGAGGGGAGCTCGGCAGTCGTTTGCCAATTTTTGAATAATTGTCCAAGCTCCCGGCTGATCTGCTCCGGATTGACATCGAAGATCTTTTTCATTTGAAGCGCCAGTTCGCGGTTTTTAGACAGACGGACGCTATTTTCCAATTCAAGCGCGAGGCGTTCGGGTTCGGACCGGTAGAGGATGTAAGCGGTCGACATCGCGGCAACGGTCTCCAGCAAGCCGCTATCGGAGGCGCACAACTGGCCCCACTCCTGAAGGGCTTCATCCAGACCTGCCCGGTCAAAGGTTTCCCCGTTAAACCCGGCGGAGAGGATATTTTTTATCCGGTCAACAATGTCGCTGACCCGCCCGATTTCCGGCATGACCGGCGCGAGGATCGTATTCCATTTTTTGAGACACGCTCCAATCTCTTCCAGGGGAGCGTTCCGCAACTCCGCTTGCGCCTGTTGAATAAGCCGTAACTGGCCGAGCATCTCTTCCATAGTAAGCTTCGCGGCGGCTGACCTTTTGAGCGGTTCTGCCGATGCTTCGATCGATTCAACCAGATCGTCTTTCAGGTTAATGATGACCGGCGGCGGGTCGAGATCAGCAAGCAGATCCTTTGGAAGCCGGGGAGGACGCAAACTATGCGACATCTCCAAGCGGAGAGTAACTTCACCAACCTGATAGTTATTAACGAGATACGGCCCGATCGTGCGGCAAACTTTGGCGCCAAATTTGAACATCGATCTGGTAGTTTCGGTCCGATAAGCAACTTTTCCGATATTATAAGCAATTTCTCGGGCAACTGATCTGACTGACATACCTTTGACCTCCTGGAAGAAAGGGTTCCTTAAGTATATCGATAGTTAGGGAGGAAATTTCAAGGAATATTGGGGAAAACTCGAAATACTAAATACGAAACTCTAAACAAAGTCTAAATACCAAATTCTAAACCTCAAAACGGTTTTGGATTTTATTGTTTAGACTTTATAATTTGTTTAGAATTTAGGCTTTAGTATTTAAAGTTTATGCGTGGTGCGTCTGTCGGAGGGAAAGCGAGAATCGTCGCGCGAAGTGGGATGGGCGGATTGTGGGCAACAATATCCTTTATTTAAAACATTGATATTATAAATAAAATCTTTTAAAACCTTATATCACTAAGAAAGCAGTCTTTTTAATGGCTTAACCTTTTGCTTGGATATTTTTAGATGGTCACGTTCGACCTTTCTCCAAAAAGAAGATTTTATATCTTCTTTGTTTTTTATAAATTGTTTCGCCTCATTTTTGTTAGAAAACGATTTATTTCTTACGGCTGAAACTACGCCTGATAAATAAGAAGGGATATCTTCTTTTATTCCCCATGATGTTGTATTCCATATTTTATCAATACATTCTTCCAAATGATTATCAAATTCATCAAACAAGTCTTCCGAAGAGAAATTCTCTGGCAAGGTAATGGCAAATACATTATCACTGACTTTATATTTAACATATCCGAAACATTCTTCGATTTGTTGAGTTAAAAATCGCGAGAGATCTTTTTTCCCAAGGTCACAATCTAAGATAAAATAAGCGGCTGTTTTTAGCAAGGAATGATATGAGCCATACACCTCTAGATATTTAGCGATCTCTCCAGTCCCACCGAGCCCCTGAGCAATGTCTATTCCAGCTTCTTTAAACTTAATAATTGTAAGTGGCTTTTTATCTTCAATAAATATTGGCTTTTTATTCGCGGCAGCTAGAAAGTAGGCATAGAAATTAATGTCTCCCATCATATGTCCAATATCATTAATTTCCTTTTCTGACCAATTAATAGCTGTTTTGTTTGTTTGCAGAGCATGATTTTTTATTAAATTCCACCGTATTTTGCTCCCTCCAGCGCGACTTGTTGCAAGCAAAATGGGAGAATGAGTTGATATAATCATCTGAATATTATCAAGCCATTCCTTCGAGCTCAATTCTTTCGCTAATTTAATTATTAGGTCAGCGTGTAAAAACGACTCTGGTTCCTCAAGAAGCCAAATAGGGTTGTACTCTCCCAAATGCAAGGATCTGTCACTATCTAGAAGGAAATGGATTAAATACAATATTGTTGATTGAGCGCCCGTTCCTTGCAAAGTCAACTGAATCTCTGGAAGAGTTTTTTGCCCTTGGAAACTAATATCTGAAATCGCAATAATATCAAGAATTTTCGATGGCAACTCAATGCTCGCCTGGCTACCAGGCCACATTTTTTGAATACTACTTGTCAATGAAGTCGATAAATAGGTTTTAGCAATTTTTCGTAATGCCTCCCAATCTGTTTGGAGTTTTTTGAGACTTGTTGTAATTGTAGAATGACGCCCCCAATTCGCAAGCAATCTGTTTTTTAGTTTCTCTTGAGCTTCACGGAAGAGACTACGACCTTCTTGTGGGTGCAAATAGCTTATTTTGATAGATTTCAACAATCTTTGAATGTCTGCTGGAAGCTGCAATTGATCGTATTCTTTTCGACTTATTTTATAAACAAACGAAATTGTTTTAGCAACGGGAGAATATGTAATTATTTTTGATATGCTTATAGTTTTGCCATAATCCTTTTCCAGTCTTCTTTTCAAGACTTTTGTAGATAAGGATTTAACATTAAAAACAAGAGTTAACTCACATTTATTATAACCGGATCTCTTACTAAGATACTCGGTTTTGTTCAAGAAACTCTCATCTTTATACAAATTATTATCAAAGAAAAACCTTATTGCGTCAATTACAACGCTTTTGCCCGCATTATTTGGGCCAATAAGATAGGTGCCTTGGGAAAAGTTGAATTTAGATTTTCTTCTAAAACATCTGAAGTTTTTCAATTCGAGCGTTGATAATAATTGTTTTTGCATTGTTTTAGTTAAAACGAAGCCTTTTTATTATTCTCCCACTCTCTTATTATTGTGTCAATATTTCAAAGAGAATAAATATTCAAAATAGTAGTTAAATTTAACCGATCAACGTCTTTCGTCCAACGTTTCGCGCCTCGCGACCGATCACCGCATTACACACCAAAAGCCATTTTCCCCTGAAATCCCCCAAAAAACCTGCCGATCAATAGATGTCCGTAATTTCAAATGGAGGGAAAACAATGACCAATTCAAGTAAAGTTAGGGAATCTCGCTTCCAGCAACAATGGAACAAAGCCGGAGCGATCCAGTCGGCCATGACCCAAAATATTCTTAAGTTAGATATTAGGCTAAGGCTCCCAATCTTAGCGCAAAGCTTGTTCTCCTCGCTGGGAGGACGGTACAAGGAAGCCACTCTTCAAGACGTTATCGCCGCCTTAAAGCCAGACCTAACTAAACAAGCCGCCAAAATGCTCGGTTTAACTTCGTCAAGAGTAACTCCCCATTATTTTCGCTATAAAGTCATGCCGGCGCAGTTAGGGGAACTAGATAGCATTGTCACCGCCCGTGGTTTTCGGCGAATAGGCGGGATAATGAGCGTGATCTCCGTCCACCAGTTCCCTAAGTCAGAGCGCTCTCCTAACTCCAAACTCTGCCTCGCCATCGAAGTCGATCCAAATCGCAAAGATCCAACCCTAACATTGGCCGGAGTCGGCATTATGGGGAAAAAACCGGCCGACTTTGCCGCCGCCAGTAACTTTTTGAAGCGCCAACCAGGGGAAACCCGGTTTGGCGCCTTGCTGGCCCATAAACACCTGACAACCTTTGCTGAAATGCCGGGAGTAGCGATTGAACTGATCGATTGTTCGCTCCAGGCGATTTGGGAAGCGGTGGGGAAAAGATAAATGCCGGTTGTAAATTACAACTCCCAAACCAAATTAACCGGCAGTTCTTATTCTCACGGGCAAGGTGGACAAACCATTACTCCGGCCCGGGAAACAACTATCCGGGAAGCGCTTGACCACCTTAAAACCAGGCCAAACGACCGCTTCATGCGTTCTCATTTGCTCAAGAGCTTAATCAGCCTGAAAGAAGAAGGGATCAAATTAGCGGTTGAATTATTTAAGCAAGAACCCTCTCTGCCGCTCTTCGGTTTCCTGGTCAAAACCGGTTCCAGCTCCAGCCAGTACCCGGCGGTTATGGCCGCGTTGCAATCGCTCGGTATGCAGGCTGGTCTGGAAATGTTTCGCCGGCATCCGAGTCCCAGCGTCAGAGCGGTCTTAAAAGGTGAAGCGATCAGGCTAACTTCGATTTGGGAACGATATTTTTCGCTCAACCGCGAGCGCCATCTCGCTTTTCAGTCAATGCCTCGTTTTTCTCTCCCAATAACCACCGATCTCTTGCCGGTCAAAGGCAAAACGGCGGTCAACCTCGCCAACTTTAAACCCGAGGTTTCGACGTCCATCTCTTTCCGGACCGGGACCGGCTTGAGAACGGTCAAGCCAATGGAAACATTCGCGCGCCTTGAATCAGTGAAACTGTTTTCCGACAATGACCAGTCGATCTCATTGGTTCAATATCACGGCACAGATTTCGCGCTCTTCTTTGCTCCGTCAACCCGCCGGGTCGCGGTTGGGCCGCACGAACAT is a window encoding:
- a CDS encoding AAA family ATPase; amino-acid sequence: MQKQLLSTLELKNFRCFRRKSKFNFSQGTYLIGPNNAGKSVVIDAIRFFFDNNLYKDESFLNKTEYLSKRSGYNKCELTLVFNVKSLSTKVLKRRLEKDYGKTISISKIITYSPVAKTISFVYKISRKEYDQLQLPADIQRLLKSIKISYLHPQEGRSLFREAQEKLKNRLLANWGRHSTITTSLKKLQTDWEALRKIAKTYLSTSLTSSIQKMWPGSQASIELPSKILDIIAISDISFQGQKTLPEIQLTLQGTGAQSTILYLIHFLLDSDRSLHLGEYNPIWLLEEPESFLHADLIIKLAKELSSKEWLDNIQMIISTHSPILLATSRAGGSKIRWNLIKNHALQTNKTAINWSEKEINDIGHMMGDINFYAYFLAAANKKPIFIEDKKPLTIIKFKEAGIDIAQGLGGTGEIAKYLEVYGSYHSLLKTAAYFILDCDLGKKDLSRFLTQQIEECFGYVKYKVSDNVFAITLPENFSSEDLFDEFDNHLEECIDKIWNTTSWGIKEDIPSYLSGVVSAVRNKSFSNKNEAKQFIKNKEDIKSSFWRKVERDHLKISKQKVKPLKRLLS